In Ornithodoros turicata isolate Travis chromosome 1, ASM3712646v1, whole genome shotgun sequence, the DNA window TTGTACGGACATAATAGATCGCTGTAAATGCTCCTCTTGTGCAACATGTGTAGGTGGTAAAACGTGGGAGTAGAAGTAATCTCAGGGAAATCTGCGTTGTACAGACTTAGTTTGCTCCGTACTTATCTTGGATACTGAATTTCATGTAACCGATGCAAACCTCCAGAACGGGCATGGCGAGGGCCTCATTCAGTACAAGTAGACAGGAAGGACTATTCTTCGAACTCCCAGGGCCTTATTCTTAAAGGATCCTTGACTAAACCTCCATTGGAAGTACTCCTTCAGACCAGTTTTGCATTTCAAAAATGATTTTTGCTCGAAACACCCTCCGAACGAAGAAAGTCCTTCGCGATGTCATCGAGTACCCCACGGTTAGCGCCGGCGTTTCCAATGACTCCTCAAATAAATGTGCGCTTCTTTCGTCTATTTATTAGAATCAAGGTGGGGTGTCTAATCCAGGAATGTGTAGCGAACCAGCAGCTAAATGAAGAACGATCCGACCACCGTGAATGTCTGGATGAAAACTGATTTATTCCGAAGCGCGCAGAGCGCGTTAGGGCGCTGGACGCATGGCGGTATGTCATTGTCGTTGCCACAGATGTTTATGAATACGACCACTCCTCAATCGGTCTCCCTCCTGAAGTAAAACTCCCTCCAAACGGAAAAAGCACTTTTAACAATCCATGTGACAAGATCGCTAAAACTGAATCAGTAAGTATAAAGTAACACCAAGATCTGTGAACGACTGTGAACACGATAGGTAAATTATCAATGAGGTGTTCAAACATTGTGTTGTGTGGTGTTCGGCTCAGTACGAGACCACTTCTTCACACCATTGGAGCAAAGCACTTAGATCTACTTGAATTACTGCTCATCTTAGCCATTAATGCATATgacaaagcaaacaaacaaaaagaatgcGAGGCGACGTGatagaaaagagagagaaaggaataGAAAGGGAGAACTAGAGAGTAGAAGAATGAGGAAGACTGCCTAACGGCCATATCCAAATCCACCGTTGTAACTGTACCCGGTACCGTATCCAAGTCCCACTGCTGGTACACTAGTGCCAAAAGCGGAGAAAGTCGGAGCAGCGGCGGCTAGGCTTGTCTTGGTTCCGGGTTCATTGGTCTGAACTTGGGCTCGAAATCCGTGGTTGTCTGCGACGTATTTGACGACACGTTGTCTACCATCGATGTCTCCGAGGTAATAGGAACCGACGACGGGACCGTATGGAACTCCAGCCTCCTTGCGACCGTTGACCGCACCTAAACCGTTGACAATGTGGTAGCCGAAGTTGTACCGCCCGAAGTCCTGTGGGAAACatatgttttgtttgtttgtttgacaTTTACAAACAGAAAAGAAGTGAGGAGCTGAGCCCCTGAAATCTTCGCAACGCTTTCCAACTGCCCTGCGACTAACATGATGAGGCCTTCAACATCACTAGACGG includes these proteins:
- the LOC135401518 gene encoding adult-specific rigid cuticular protein 15.7-like — translated: MLTKVFTIFAVAAAAHGVGLGPLGGYSEQHRAQDDFGRYNFGYHIVNGLGAVNGRKEAGVPYGPVVGSYYLGDIDGRQRVVKYVADNHGFRAQVQTNEPGTKTSLAAAAPTFSAFGTSVPAVGLGYGTGYSYNGGFGYGR